The Bdellovibrio sp. NC01 genome includes the window AAACTTGCAAGTTGATGAGTCGACTGGAATGCCTTGGTTTTACGATCGTTCACGATCGCACGTACAACACGAGAAGGACGATAAACTTCGCCATACTCTTTAAAGATTCGAATGAGATCTTCCTCTGTTGCCGTATTCACAAGCACCTCAGCCGTCAAACCTTGCTGCTGATTCATTCGCATATCTAGTGGACCATCGTTATAAAAACTAAAGCCTCGCTCCGCCTGGTCTAACTGCGGAGAACTCACACCTAGATCTAAGAGCATCATATCAAAGTTTTGCAGATTGTGATCTGAAAACTGCGAGAAATTTCCATGAATTACCTCTAACTCGCCTTTCTCGACTTCCGTCTTGAAGCGCTCTTTGGCGTAAGCGATCGCAGCTAGATCTTGGTCCATGACCACGGCTTTCATCTGGGGAACCGTGTATTTCACTGACATGTAGTGACCGCCCCGGCCGAAAGTCCCGTCGAAATATTTTACGTCACTCTTTTCACGGTAGGGATAAAACGCTGCCAACACTTCTTGCAACATCACCGGATAATGTTCAGGAGAAAACTGAATTGGAAGCTCGACCTTTGGCGGGATGATCTCTTCGTGATGTTCAATTCGTTCGCCTGATTTCGGCTTGTACTTTTTCATTGCGAGTCTTTACCTGTGAGTGGTCAGTGTGAAAATTTCCTAGAGAATTCCAAGGTATGAATAATTCTATTGTGGGTCAAGTCGCTTTGCCTTAACCTAGAATGAGCGACTAATCGAATATTTAAAAGGATTTGAATTTCGATGCTTATTAAGTGCCCCAAATGTGGCTTTCAACAACCTATCGATAGATACTGCGCCCAATGCGGTGTCGACATGGAAAGCTTTCGCCCGCCGGCACAGCCATTCTTTAAAAAAGTCGTTGGCAATCCCCTTGTTCAATTAAGCGTGTTAGTTGTCACAGCCAGTGGCGTTGGTTACTACATCTATCAACGTGGCCAAGAGACTCTGCAACAACGGGTGACGTATTTGAAATCGACAGTGCAAATTAATTCTGCGTCGTCGCAATTAAATCCTCCTCCTCCACCGCCGCCGGAAGTCGCTGGATTTCAAGGTCAAGAAGGCGTGACTGACGCTCAAGATCTGGCCTCGCAACAAGCTGGTGGTGAAAGCGCTGCTGTTACAAACGCAAGTGCTGCGGCTTCGACAAAATCTCCTGCATCGACTGACGATGCGAAATCTTTGACTGATAAAGATAAAAAAGACGGCAAAGATGCGGCGAAAGTTTCTGCTCCGCACTTAGTGGTTTATTATGCGGAAGTCAGTCGCGGAACTTTGAATAGTGTTTTCGAAGCCAGCCAGGGAACGGGTCAGTTTATGTCTTTCAAAGACTATACGGCCGGCATTCTTCCAGGCGTTGATAAACGCATCAAAGGTGCTGGTGTTTTACTTCTTCATAAAGAAGATCGCCCGATTGATTCATCTAAAACTTTAC containing:
- the rsmH gene encoding 16S rRNA (cytosine(1402)-N(4))-methyltransferase RsmH, which produces MKKYKPKSGERIEHHEEIIPPKVELPIQFSPEHYPVMLQEVLAAFYPYREKSDVKYFDGTFGRGGHYMSVKYTVPQMKAVVMDQDLAAIAYAKERFKTEVEKGELEVIHGNFSQFSDHNLQNFDMMLLDLGVSSPQLDQAERGFSFYNDGPLDMRMNQQQGLTAEVLVNTATEEDLIRIFKEYGEVYRPSRVVRAIVNDRKTKAFQSTHQLASLIERVDGWQVKGHHPATKYFMALRLAVNSELEVVGETLPKMMKALKPGGRLAVITFHSLEDRIVKNIFRDAEALGRPVYKKVVVPSQEELDINSRSRSAKLRVFERSAQDELREL